The nucleotide window GAGGTGCCTTCACTGCCATAGGGATACGGCACGTCAACCAGGCTTTCGGAATAGCCCAGCACGATCTTGGGATCCCAGACGCCATCCGCCAGGGTGTTCTCGTAACTGAAGGAATAGCTTGACCGCTGGGTATCATAGCGGCGCAGGAGCTGTCCGGGCCGCGGCGGATTGAGGCCGCCGAAATTGGCGCGCCAGGGGCGGATGGCATCGTCATCCAGCTGCTGGCCCGACAGCTCGAAGCGATGCCCTTCGGCCGTCTCATAGGCCAGCTTCAGCAGGTAGCTTTGCAGATCGGCGGCCGAGCCGGCGATCTCGTCGCCACTCCCGGTGGTGTAATCCTCGCCGGTCGCGGATTTGACATAGGCAAGCCACTCGAACCCGCTCTGGATGCCGGCTGCCGTCAGCGCGCGGGTAAAGGTCTCGCCATTGTCGGAATAGCCAAGCCGGACGTTGCCGCCGAAGCTGCGGCCGTCTTCGAGGATGTCGGCCGCATCGACGGTCTCCATCACCACCGCGCCGGCCAGCGCGTTCGGGCCGGTATCGGCGGCGGCCACGCCCGCGTCGGCGCGCACCGCCTTCAGCAGGCCGGGGTCGATGGCATTGGCACTGACATGGTGGAAGGCGCGGTTGTTCTGCAGCACGCCGTCGATGGTGACGGCAAGGTTCAGCATGTCAACGCCGTTGACGAAGATCTTCTGCGCAATCGGGATCCCGCCCCCGACCGAGACCGAGGCGATGCCTGCAAACAGGTCCTTCAGATCGCCGATGCGGGCCCGCTCCAGCTCGGCATCGGACACATAGACCGCCGTTGCCCGGTCCGCGGCAAAGGCCTGTTCGTCGCGCTGCTCGACGATGATGGGGTCCAGCTGGTAGGCCGCACCCTCTTGCGCCTGGGCGCCGAGGGAGCCTGCGCCAGACAAGGCCACGCTGGACATCAGCAGGGGAAGAATTCTGTTTCGCTGTTTGGGGTGCACCGGGTGTTTCCTCTGATCCGAATGAGAACCGACCGGCTTTGGAGCGCACCAATGGCTGCGAGTTCTGAGATATCTTTTCACCGACTACGCGGGGTCGCGCGTTACATGCAAGTGCATATTTACAGGGGACTCTAATCTTGATCGAAATAGTCAGAACGGTGCAACAGATCGCCGGCGCTCAGGCCAGCGCAGCTGCGGCGCTGCGCATGAACCGACCTGGCGGCAGCCCGACATGGCGGCTGAACGCCGTGCTGAAGGTGCTGGCAGAGCCATAGCCGATCCGCCCCGCCACCTCGTCCAGCGTCAGGCGGCCGCCGCGCAGCAGGTCTTTGGCAACGGCCATGCGCCAGGCCAGCAGATACTCCATCGGCCGCAGCCCCACGTTGCGGGTGAAACGCTCGAAGAAGGCCGAGCGTGACATGCCGGCCTTGCTTGCAAGCTCAACAACCGTCCAGGGTCTTTGCAGATCTCCGTGCAGCCCGCGCAGGGCAGCCGCAATCCGCGAATCGGCCAGGCCGCGCAGAAGGCCCGGCTGTGCCCCCGACGCCGGAGCAGCCCGCAACGCCTCGACCATCAGAATTTCCACAAGTCGCCCCAGGATCAGGTCGCGGCCGATCTCGTCCCGCGCCGCCTCCTCTCCCAGCAGCGCCACAAGTTGCGCAAGTCGCGGGGCTGCGCGGACATGGATCATGCGCGGCAACAGCGCGACCAGCAGCGCGGCGTCGGGCGAGCCGAAGGTGAACCAGCCGCCGATCTGGCGCAGGTCCGGCGGCCCGTCCTGCCGGCCATAGCGGATCTCCCGGTCGAGCGGCGCCATCTTCCCCGGGTCGATGCGCTGCGCCGCCGACGGGGCAAACCCCGACATGGTGAAGGCAGGGGTGGCGGGCAGCAGCACAAAGTCGCCTTGCTCCAGCACCACCGGCGTCTCGCCCTCGACGGCCAGCCGGCAGCTGCCCTCGGTTACGGCACAAAATCCCGGATGGCCAAACGCGCCGTAGCGCACG belongs to Frigidibacter mobilis and includes:
- a CDS encoding AraC family transcriptional regulator; protein product: MTDPLSDMIQLLRPRAVVSKGISGAGAWAVRYGAFGHPGFCAVTEGSCRLAVEGETPVVLEQGDFVLLPATPAFTMSGFAPSAAQRIDPGKMAPLDREIRYGRQDGPPDLRQIGGWFTFGSPDAALLVALLPRMIHVRAAPRLAQLVALLGEEAARDEIGRDLILGRLVEILMVEALRAAPASGAQPGLLRGLADSRIAAALRGLHGDLQRPWTVVELASKAGMSRSAFFERFTRNVGLRPMEYLLAWRMAVAKDLLRGGRLTLDEVAGRIGYGSASTFSTAFSRHVGLPPGRFMRSAAAALA